The proteins below come from a single Geobacillus thermoleovorans genomic window:
- a CDS encoding heavy metal translocating P-type ATPase, with amino-acid sequence MGNEQTLDRLEAKTYRVQGLTCTNCAAKFEQNVKSLPGVKEAKVNFGAAKLTVWGEATIDELEQAGAFERLKIREERERTIRREPFWKKKENRNVLVSAVLLLIGIAADAADKGMLAIAMYLAAIVIGGYSLFWTGLRNLARWQFDMKTLMTIAILGAAAIGEWQEGAVVVILFAISEALESYSMDRARRSIASLMEMAPAAATIRRGAEEVTVPVEDVRVGDVMIVKPGGKIALDGIVISGASTVNEAAITGESLPVEKAVGDAVFAGTLNGEGFLEVEVTKRADETTLAKMIDLVEEAQAERAPSQAFVDRFARYYTPFIIVTALLIAIVPPLVMGGEWLDWIYRGLAVLVIGCPCALVISTPVAIVTAIGNAARRGVLIKGGVHLEQIGRLRAVAFDKTGTLTKGKPAVTDVVVYEGTREQLLAIAAAIEKRSQHPLASAIVRKAEEEGAPFLDVAVEEFQSLTGQGVKAVIAGNTYYIGSPALFTSWIGKLPDEAEKQISAFRDEGKTVMAVGTADRLLGLVAAADQLRPSAPETVAALRRLGVAEVVMVTGDHEQTAQAIGRQAGVSDIRAELLPEQKLAAIRELKERCGMTAMVGDGVNDAPALAAADIGVAMGGAGTDAALETADVVLMADDLRQLPYTVHLGRRTLAVIRQNIAVALGLKVLALVAAVPGWLTLWLAVFADMGATLLVTLNSMRLLRVKE; translated from the coding sequence GTGGGGAATGAACAAACATTAGATCGGCTCGAGGCCAAAACATACCGCGTGCAAGGACTGACGTGCACAAACTGCGCAGCTAAGTTTGAGCAAAACGTGAAATCCTTGCCCGGCGTGAAAGAGGCGAAAGTGAATTTCGGCGCCGCCAAGCTCACCGTTTGGGGCGAGGCGACGATTGATGAGCTTGAACAAGCGGGAGCGTTTGAACGCCTGAAAATTCGTGAAGAACGCGAGCGCACCATCCGGCGGGAGCCGTTTTGGAAGAAGAAAGAGAACAGGAACGTCCTTGTCTCTGCTGTATTGCTTCTGATTGGCATTGCGGCCGATGCGGCGGACAAGGGGATGCTGGCGATTGCGATGTATTTGGCGGCGATCGTGATCGGCGGCTACTCCCTGTTCTGGACGGGGCTCCGGAATCTGGCCCGCTGGCAGTTTGATATGAAAACATTAATGACGATCGCTATTCTCGGTGCGGCGGCGATCGGCGAATGGCAAGAGGGAGCAGTCGTTGTCATTTTATTTGCCATCAGCGAAGCGCTCGAGAGCTACTCGATGGATCGAGCACGGCGGTCGATCGCCTCGTTGATGGAGATGGCGCCCGCTGCAGCGACGATTCGGCGCGGTGCGGAGGAGGTGACCGTTCCGGTCGAAGACGTTCGCGTCGGGGATGTCATGATCGTCAAGCCGGGTGGAAAAATCGCTTTGGACGGCATTGTCATAAGCGGCGCCTCCACAGTGAATGAAGCGGCGATCACCGGCGAAAGTCTGCCGGTGGAAAAAGCAGTGGGGGATGCAGTGTTTGCCGGGACGCTGAATGGAGAAGGATTCCTCGAAGTTGAAGTGACAAAGCGGGCGGATGAAACGACATTGGCGAAAATGATTGATCTTGTAGAAGAGGCGCAAGCGGAGCGGGCGCCGTCGCAAGCGTTCGTCGACCGGTTTGCTCGCTATTATACGCCGTTTATTATCGTGACCGCGCTTCTGATCGCCATCGTTCCGCCGCTCGTGATGGGCGGGGAGTGGCTTGATTGGATTTACCGCGGTCTTGCCGTTCTTGTCATCGGCTGCCCGTGCGCGCTCGTCATCTCCACCCCGGTGGCGATTGTGACGGCCATCGGAAACGCGGCTCGGCGCGGCGTGCTCATCAAAGGCGGCGTGCATCTCGAACAAATCGGCCGGCTGCGTGCCGTTGCCTTTGATAAAACCGGGACGTTGACGAAAGGGAAACCAGCCGTGACCGATGTCGTCGTGTATGAAGGAACACGTGAGCAGCTGTTGGCCATCGCCGCCGCCATCGAAAAACGGTCGCAGCACCCTTTGGCTTCTGCCATCGTCCGCAAAGCGGAAGAAGAGGGAGCACCGTTTCTTGATGTGGCCGTCGAGGAGTTTCAATCGCTCACCGGCCAAGGAGTGAAGGCGGTGATTGCGGGGAACACGTACTATATCGGCAGCCCCGCTTTGTTTACCAGTTGGATCGGGAAGTTGCCCGATGAAGCGGAAAAGCAAATCTCTGCCTTTCGGGACGAAGGAAAAACCGTGATGGCCGTCGGCACGGCCGATCGGCTGTTGGGGCTTGTCGCCGCGGCCGATCAACTGCGGCCGTCCGCCCCGGAAACGGTTGCCGCGCTGCGGCGCCTTGGGGTGGCGGAAGTGGTGATGGTGACGGGCGACCACGAGCAAACCGCACAGGCCATCGGCCGTCAAGCGGGCGTATCCGATATTCGCGCCGAGCTCCTTCCGGAACAGAAGCTGGCGGCGATCCGCGAGCTGAAAGAACGTTGCGGCATGACCGCCATGGTCGGCGACGGGGTGAATGACGCCCCTGCCTTGGCCGCGGCCGATATTGGTGTGGCGATGGGCGGGGCGGGGACGGATGCCGCCTTGGAAACAGCCGATGTTGTGCTCATGGCCGACGATTTGCGCCAGCTGCCGTACACCGTCCACCTTGGGCGCCGAACGCTTGCCGTCATCCGGCAAAACATCGCCGTCGCCTTAGGGCTTAAAGTGCTGGCACTCGTGGCCGCCGTCCCGGGCTGGCTCACCCTTTGGCTCGCGGTGTTCGCCGATATGGGCGCGACGCTGCTAGTGACACTCAACAGCATGCGCCTGCTGCGGGTGAAGGAATGA
- a CDS encoding Fic family protein, translated as MFAKIDELKQRLDALRPLPPGLVKNLRESFRIEWTYHSNAIEGNTLTLLETKLVIEEGITIGGKRLKEHLEAINHAEAIDFIEELVANKEHLTEHVLKQVHYLVLKSIDNENAGKYRTYNVRISGSSYTPPHFLHIQDEMNQLFSWYETNQHALHPIELAARFHFQLVYIHPFADGNGRTARLMMNFILMQHGYPPAIVKANPEQRRKYYEALEKASVKGEVTPFIQLIAACVEESLRHYLYALGMED; from the coding sequence ATGTTTGCCAAAATCGACGAGCTGAAACAACGGTTGGATGCGTTGCGCCCTTTGCCTCCAGGGTTGGTGAAAAACTTGCGGGAATCATTTCGGATCGAATGGACGTACCATTCGAACGCCATCGAAGGCAATACGTTAACCTTGCTGGAAACAAAGCTAGTCATAGAAGAAGGGATTACCATTGGCGGGAAACGGCTTAAGGAACATTTGGAAGCTATTAACCATGCGGAGGCGATTGACTTTATTGAAGAGTTAGTCGCAAACAAAGAACATTTGACTGAGCACGTGTTGAAACAGGTCCATTATTTAGTATTAAAGAGCATTGACAATGAAAATGCCGGGAAATATCGAACATACAATGTGCGCATTTCCGGCAGCTCGTACACCCCCCCTCACTTTTTGCATATACAAGATGAAATGAATCAATTGTTTTCTTGGTATGAAACGAATCAACATGCTCTTCATCCAATCGAACTGGCGGCTCGTTTCCATTTTCAGCTCGTATACATTCATCCATTTGCTGACGGAAACGGACGAACCGCCCGCTTAATGATGAATTTCATTTTAATGCAGCATGGCTATCCGCCCGCTATTGTGAAAGCAAACCCGGAACAGCGCCGGAAGTATTACGAAGCGTTGGAAAAAGCGAGCGTCAAAGGTGAGGTCACTCCGTTCATTCAACTGATCGCCGCATGTGTCGAAGAAAGCTTGCGCCATTACTTGTACGCTTTAGGGATGGAGGATTAA
- a CDS encoding metal-sulfur cluster assembly factor, with protein MDVRELAIQQLKTVLDPELGINVVDLGLIYDLKIEDGHINVLMTLTTPGCPLHDSIAGGVKRALEHIDGIRDVRVQVTWNPPWTPERMSEEALRQLGHFS; from the coding sequence ATGGATGTCCGCGAACTTGCCATTCAACAGCTGAAAACGGTCCTTGATCCGGAGCTCGGCATTAACGTCGTCGATTTAGGGTTGATTTATGACTTAAAAATCGAAGATGGGCATATCAATGTCCTGATGACGCTCACGACCCCCGGCTGCCCGCTTCACGACTCGATCGCCGGCGGCGTCAAACGGGCGCTTGAGCACATTGACGGCATCCGTGACGTGCGCGTCCAAGTGACATGGAACCCGCCATGGACGCCGGAGCGAATGAGCGAAGAAGCGCTCCGGCAGCTTGGGCATTTTTCTTGA
- a CDS encoding DUF2249 domain-containing protein — protein MILDNRGLEPPQPMMRTLAALAKLNPGETLTIINDRRPMFLYEQLDELGYRHETVAREDGSFEIRITKG, from the coding sequence ATGATCCTCGATAACCGCGGACTCGAGCCGCCGCAGCCAATGATGCGGACGCTCGCTGCCCTCGCTAAGCTGAATCCTGGGGAGACGCTGACGATCATTAACGATCGCCGCCCGATGTTTTTGTACGAGCAGCTTGACGAGCTTGGCTACCGGCACGAGACGGTCGCACGCGAAGACGGCAGTTTTGAAATCCGCATTACGAAAGGATGA
- a CDS encoding DUF2249 domain-containing protein encodes MGVTIELDVREDLRQKREPFEKIMNAIKPLQPGDTFILHAPFKPLPLFPIMKAKGFTYEAEQIEKKHWRVTFVKQGG; translated from the coding sequence ATGGGTGTGACGATTGAACTCGATGTGCGCGAAGATTTGCGGCAGAAACGTGAGCCGTTTGAAAAAATTATGAACGCCATCAAGCCGCTGCAGCCGGGCGATACGTTCATTTTACACGCCCCGTTCAAGCCGCTGCCGTTGTTTCCGATTATGAAAGCGAAAGGATTTACGTACGAGGCCGAACAAATCGAGAAAAAACATTGGAGAGTAACGTTTGTCAAACAGGGGGGATGA
- a CDS encoding Crp/Fnr family transcriptional regulator yields the protein MANHWMKDRLKAVPLFRELSDYELDSLVAISHVRVYKPRTFVFMQGDPLERVYFIHSGTVKIYKTDFSGKEQIVSILQTGEMFPHAGFFLKGTYPAHAEVVEEATLIAIPIHDFEQVLMASPELCIKLFRVMGEKIVDLQNRLEAQVLHNTYEQIVLLLLRLTRTNAVKQGKWHRLTAHVTNRELANMIGTARETVSRTLSQLKRKGLIDVDEHGFYLIDREGLEQEIFF from the coding sequence ATGGCGAACCATTGGATGAAAGACCGCTTAAAAGCTGTTCCGTTGTTTCGTGAACTGTCCGATTACGAGCTTGATTCGCTGGTTGCCATTTCCCACGTGCGCGTTTACAAGCCGCGGACGTTTGTCTTTATGCAAGGCGACCCGCTCGAGCGAGTCTATTTCATTCATTCCGGCACGGTAAAAATTTATAAAACGGACTTCAGCGGGAAAGAACAAATCGTTTCGATTTTGCAGACGGGAGAAATGTTTCCGCATGCCGGCTTTTTCTTAAAAGGCACCTATCCGGCCCACGCCGAAGTGGTCGAGGAAGCGACATTGATCGCGATCCCGATCCACGATTTCGAACAAGTGCTGATGGCGAGCCCTGAACTTTGCATAAAACTGTTTCGCGTCATGGGCGAAAAAATCGTCGACTTGCAAAACCGGCTCGAAGCGCAAGTGCTCCATAATACGTACGAACAAATCGTGTTGCTTTTGTTGCGGCTGACGCGCACGAACGCCGTCAAACAAGGGAAGTGGCACCGTCTCACCGCCCATGTGACAAACCGCGAGCTGGCCAACATGATCGGCACCGCCCGGGAAACGGTGAGCCGCACGTTGAGCCAACTGAAACGGAAAGGGCTGATTGACGTCGACGAACACGGCTTTTATTTGATTGACCGCGAAGGGCTCGAACAAGAAATCTTTTTCTAA
- a CDS encoding nitric-oxide reductase large subunit, with translation MEVHRSVRPNMRPGRQTTNSFLKSILIFTIVISFTVLLVGGYWIFKEMAPRPKEVRSEDGQVLMTKETIIGGQAVFQKYGLMDYGTVLGHGSYMGPDYTAEALKIYTEGMQDYKAKERYHKPFADLTADEKTIIREQVIKEMRKNRYNPVTDVLVLTDAQVYGLEKVRDYYRDVFTNGDGWGLKKGLIKESDMPKSGRAWVADGDQIKQIADFFFWTAWLSSTPRLGDHITYTNNWPYYEDAGNTMSFSAVWWSGASVTILILFIGIILYVFHRYQLSMQEAYAEGKFPVIDLRRQPLTPSQVKAGKYFVVVSALFFVQTMFGALLAHYYTEPDSFFGIKWIHDLLPFNIAKGYHLQLAIFWIATAWLGMGIFIAPLVGGQEPKKQGLLVDLLFWALVVLVAGSMIGQWLGVNGYLGNEWFLFGHQGWEYIELGRVWQIILVVGMLLWLVIVFRGVKRGLKQESDKGGLIHLLFYSAIAVPFFYIFAFFIEPDTNFTMADFWRWWIIHLWVEGIFEVFAVVVIGFLLVQLRLVTKKSTVRALYFQFTILLGSGVIGIGHHYYYNGSPEIWIALGAVFSALEVIPLTLLILEAYEQYKMMRDGGVNFPYKATFWFLISTAIWNLVGAGVFGFLINLPAVSYFEHGQFLTPTHGHAAMMGVYGMFAIAVLLYSLRNIVKPEAWNDKWLKFSCWMLNIGLAGMIAITLLPVGILQIKEAFVNGYWASRSPSFLQQDIVQNLLLVRFVPDTIFLIGVVALLVFAIKVLFHLRKPTHGEGEELPVANLAEEE, from the coding sequence ATGGAAGTTCATCGATCCGTTCGCCCCAACATGCGGCCGGGGCGGCAAACGACCAACAGTTTTCTCAAATCGATTCTCATTTTCACTATTGTGATCAGCTTTACCGTCCTGCTTGTCGGCGGATATTGGATTTTTAAAGAAATGGCGCCGAGGCCGAAGGAAGTGCGCAGTGAAGACGGCCAAGTGTTGATGACGAAAGAAACGATCATCGGCGGGCAGGCCGTCTTCCAAAAATACGGGCTGATGGATTACGGAACCGTGCTTGGGCATGGGTCGTATATGGGGCCGGACTATACGGCGGAAGCGTTGAAAATTTATACGGAAGGCATGCAAGATTACAAAGCAAAAGAGCGGTATCACAAACCGTTTGCCGATTTAACCGCCGATGAGAAAACGATCATCCGCGAACAAGTCATCAAGGAAATGCGAAAAAATCGCTACAACCCGGTTACGGATGTTCTCGTCCTGACAGATGCGCAAGTATACGGGTTGGAAAAAGTGCGCGACTATTACCGCGACGTGTTCACCAATGGCGATGGTTGGGGATTGAAAAAAGGATTGATCAAAGAAAGCGACATGCCAAAATCAGGCCGTGCTTGGGTCGCGGACGGCGACCAAATCAAGCAAATTGCCGACTTTTTCTTCTGGACCGCTTGGCTGTCAAGCACGCCAAGACTTGGCGACCACATCACCTATACGAACAACTGGCCGTACTATGAGGACGCCGGCAATACGATGTCGTTTTCCGCGGTATGGTGGAGCGGCGCGAGCGTCACGATTTTGATTTTGTTCATCGGGATCATTTTGTATGTGTTCCACCGCTATCAGTTAAGCATGCAAGAAGCGTATGCAGAAGGGAAGTTTCCAGTCATCGATTTGCGGCGGCAGCCGCTGACTCCGTCGCAAGTGAAAGCGGGCAAATATTTCGTCGTTGTATCGGCGCTCTTTTTCGTCCAAACGATGTTCGGGGCGCTGCTCGCCCACTACTATACGGAACCGGACAGCTTCTTTGGCATCAAATGGATCCATGACCTATTGCCGTTTAACATCGCCAAAGGGTATCATTTGCAGCTGGCGATTTTTTGGATTGCCACCGCTTGGCTTGGTATGGGGATTTTCATCGCCCCGCTTGTCGGCGGGCAAGAGCCGAAAAAGCAAGGGCTGCTCGTCGATCTGCTCTTTTGGGCGCTTGTCGTCCTTGTCGCCGGCAGCATGATCGGCCAATGGCTCGGCGTCAACGGCTATTTAGGAAACGAATGGTTCCTGTTTGGCCACCAAGGTTGGGAATACATTGAGCTAGGCCGCGTTTGGCAAATCATTTTAGTCGTGGGCATGCTGCTTTGGCTGGTCATCGTCTTCCGCGGCGTCAAACGCGGGCTGAAGCAAGAAAGCGACAAAGGCGGGCTCATCCACTTGCTGTTTTATTCGGCCATCGCCGTTCCGTTCTTTTACATCTTCGCGTTCTTTATCGAGCCGGATACGAACTTTACGATGGCTGACTTCTGGCGCTGGTGGATCATCCACTTGTGGGTGGAAGGCATTTTTGAAGTGTTCGCCGTTGTTGTCATCGGGTTCTTGCTCGTTCAATTGCGGCTCGTAACGAAAAAATCGACGGTCCGGGCTCTCTATTTTCAATTTACGATTTTACTAGGGAGCGGTGTGATCGGCATCGGCCACCACTATTACTACAACGGTTCACCGGAAATTTGGATCGCCCTTGGCGCGGTGTTCTCGGCGCTCGAAGTGATTCCGCTCACGCTCCTTATTTTGGAAGCGTATGAGCAGTACAAAATGATGCGCGACGGCGGGGTCAACTTCCCGTACAAGGCCACATTCTGGTTCTTGATTTCAACCGCCATTTGGAATTTGGTCGGCGCTGGCGTGTTCGGTTTCCTCATCAACTTGCCGGCGGTCAGCTACTTTGAACACGGGCAGTTTTTAACGCCGACCCACGGCCATGCGGCGATGATGGGCGTGTATGGCATGTTTGCGATCGCCGTGCTCCTTTACTCGCTGCGCAACATTGTCAAACCAGAGGCGTGGAATGACAAATGGCTGAAGTTCTCATGCTGGATGTTAAACATTGGATTGGCCGGCATGATCGCCATCACGCTGCTTCCGGTCGGGATTTTGCAAATTAAGGAAGCGTTTGTCAATGGCTATTGGGCGTCGCGTTCACCTTCGTTCTTACAACAAGATATCGTCCAAAACTTGCTGCTTGTCCGCTTTGTTCCGGATACGATCTTTTTGATCGGCGTCGTCGCGTTGCTTGTTTTCGCCATCAAGGTGCTGTTCCATTTGCGCAAGCCAACGCACGGCGAAGGGGAAGAGCTGCCGGTGGCGAATTTGGCGGAGGAAGAATAA
- a CDS encoding DUF2249 domain-containing protein: MNQFAAKIHAPDYPPRDRHPAIFRLFDSLKPGEVMELTNDHDPRPLQYQFMMERPDQFTWEYLEEGPDVWRVAIGKK, from the coding sequence ATGAACCAATTTGCCGCCAAAATCCACGCCCCGGACTATCCGCCGCGCGACCGCCATCCGGCAATTTTTCGGCTGTTTGACAGTTTGAAGCCGGGGGAAGTGATGGAGCTGACGAATGACCATGACCCGCGTCCGCTGCAATACCAATTCATGATGGAGCGTCCGGATCAGTTTACATGGGAGTACTTAGAGGAAGGGCCGGACGTATGGCGGGTGGCCATCGGCAAAAAATAA
- a CDS encoding molybdenum cofactor guanylyltransferase, whose product MMKQTIAGAVLAGGQSRRFGRPKAFALHEGAPFFTWSVAALRSVADELYIVSHPSLIDEFRRQTDIPVLLDVERCRGCGPLAGLYTVMEQSRADWVFVLPCDMPYMRREVAERLASYIDPTFDAIVPLHGGRPEPLVALYHRRLRSVIAELLDAGERRMISLIDGARVRYVDAQQLAADETVWRNVNTEGEYR is encoded by the coding sequence ATGATGAAACAAACGATTGCCGGAGCGGTGCTCGCCGGCGGCCAGTCGCGCCGGTTTGGGCGGCCGAAGGCGTTTGCGTTGCACGAAGGAGCTCCGTTTTTCACTTGGTCCGTCGCGGCGCTGCGATCCGTCGCCGATGAATTGTACATCGTCAGCCACCCGTCGCTTATCGATGAATTCCGCCGGCAAACGGACATCCCGGTGCTGCTCGATGTGGAGCGCTGCCGCGGCTGTGGGCCGCTGGCCGGCCTTTACACCGTCATGGAACAGAGCCGAGCCGACTGGGTGTTCGTCCTGCCGTGCGACATGCCGTACATGCGGCGGGAAGTGGCGGAGCGGCTTGCTTCCTATATCGATCCGACGTTTGACGCCATCGTTCCACTCCATGGCGGCCGCCCAGAGCCATTGGTCGCTCTATACCATCGTCGGCTTCGTTCCGTGATCGCCGAGCTGCTTGACGCCGGCGAACGGCGGATGATCTCGCTTATTGACGGCGCCCGCGTCCGCTATGTTGACGCCCAACAGCTTGCCGCGGATGAAACCGTATGGCGCAATGTCAATACGGAGGGAGAGTACCGGTGA